A single region of the Manihot esculenta cultivar AM560-2 chromosome 12, M.esculenta_v8, whole genome shotgun sequence genome encodes:
- the LOC110628175 gene encoding phosphatidylinositol 4-kinase beta 1 isoform X2, with amino-acid sequence MTMVRLLGLSRGESDESPREITSRTSLLSESGESGWLIRFFDSAFFCEWIAVSYLYKHDHAGVRDYLCNRMYTLPLSGIESYLFQICYMVIHKPSPSLDKFVIDICSKSLLIALKVHWFLLAEIEDSDDNEGISRIQEKCQIAATLMGEWPPLVRPPSESSSVGGKNPVLNKILSSKQKFLSLTSSPPTNKSLSFSPSSGSSLVEDGNLLSPDQNSIFKKFIPGPKVRDALLFRKSVEKDEEESEKDGFFKRLLRDSSRGDAEESASNSDGFFKRLLRDNSRGDDEEITSTSDGIFKRLLRDSKGEDEELTSSSEGFFKRLFRDSKSDDEDKSVSKSVEDDEKEGFFRKFFKEKFEDKKDEHEERVSSEEKCSKSAEDEEKEGFFRKLFKDKFEDKKDGNGKIDDRNAKDGNGKIDDRNANGEEEETSEFSLFRRLFRVHPEDAKNTALNENGNGGGLFESSPGTERFFRKLFRDRDRSVEESELFVSKKNKEKRPGSPKQQNDKSNTKPPLHNNTASHFRKGAYHESLDFVMSLCETSYGLVDVFPLEDRKSALRESLVEINLHLAEAQNSGGICFPMGKGMYRVVHIPEDEAILLNSREKAPYMICVEVLKCEMPSNNKGTFGGQKLSRGGIPLANGDAFLPKPPPWAYPLWTTQEVYRNSSDRMSRSTAQAIDQAMSHSLEARQKFANVSLSVVKQLPRHPINTNAQDIHHGINRSGLHQRATNDGEFEWVRVVLTADPGVRMDDIGDQEPPRRREHRRVPSTIAIEEVKAAAAKGEAPPGLPLKGAGQDSSDARLRVNGGTPKASDALSGELWEAKKERIRKASVYGKLPGWDLRSVIVKSGDDCRQEHLAVQLISHFYDIFQEAGLPLWLRPFEVLVTSSYTALIETIPDTASLHSIKSRYPNITSLRDFFVAKYEENSPSFKLAQRNFVESMAGYSLVCYLLQVKDRHNGNLLLDEDGHIIHIDFGFMLSNSPGGVNFESAPFKLTRELLEVMDSDAEGVPSEFFDYFKVLCIQGFLTCRKHAERIILLVEMLQDSGFPCFKGGPRTIQNLRKRFQLSLTEEQCVSLVLSLISSSLDAWRTRQYDYYQRVLNGIL; translated from the exons ATGACAATGGTGCGGCTTCTGGGACTGAGTCGTGGAGAATCAGACGAGTCACCCAGGGAGATCACCTCCCGAACTAGCCTATTAAGTGAGTCAGGCGAGAGCGGGTGGCTAATCAGGTTCTTCGACTCGGCCTTTTTCTGTGAGTGGATCGCAGTGAGCTACCTATACAAGCATGATCATGCTGGTGTACGTGACTATCTATGTAATAGAATGTATACATTGCCTTTATCAGGTATCGAAAGTTACCTGTTCCAAATTTGTTACATGGTAATACACAAGCCCAGCCCATCTTTGGATAAGTTCGTCATTGATATATGCTCAAAGTCACTACTGATAGCTCTGAAGGTGCATTGGTTTTTGTTGGCGGAGATTGAGGATTCTGATGATAATGAAGGGATTAGTAGGATTCAGGAGAAGTGTCAGATTGCAGCTACTTTGATGGGAGAATGGCCTCCACTTGTGCGGCCACCAAGTGAGTCTTCTAGCGTTGGAGGTAAGAACCCGGTTCTGAATAAAATCTTGTCATCAAAACAGAAGTTTTTGTCACTGACATCTTCACCACCTACTAATAAGTCTCTGTCTTTTTCACCCTCATCCGGGAGTAGTTTAGTTGAGGATGGAAATCTATTATCTCCAGACCAGAACAGCATATTTAAGAAGTTTATTCCTGGTCCAAAAGTTAGGGATGCATTGTTGTTCAGGAAGTCAGTGGAGAAAGATGAGGAAGAGAGTGAGAAGGATGGATTTTTTAAGAGACTTTTGCGAGACAGCAGTAGAGGTGACGCTGAGGAGTCGGCATCAAATTCAGATGGGTTTTTCAAGAGGCTTTTGAGAGATAACAGTAGAGGAGATGATGAGGAAATTACGTCAACATCAGATGGCATTTTTAAGAGGCTTTTAAGGGATAGTAAAGGTGAAGATGAGGAGTTGACGTCTAGCTCGGAAGGGTTTTTTAAGAGGTTGTTTCGGGATAGCAAGAGTGATGATGAGGACAAATCTGTTTCTAAATCAGTGGAAGATGATGAAAAGGAAGGATTCTTTAGGAAATTTTTTAAGGAGAAGTTTGAGGACAAGAAGGATGAGCATGAAGAAAGGGTGAGCTCTGAAGAGAAATGTTCTAAATCTGCAGAGGATGAAGAAAAGGAGGGGTTTTTTCGCAAATTATTTAAGGATAAGTTTGAGGACAAGAAAGATGGAAATGGTAAAATTGATGACAGAAATGCCAAAGATGGAAATGGTAAAATTGATGACCGAAATGCCAATGGCGAGGAAGAAGAAACTTCCGAATTTTCATTGTTTCGAAGATTGTTTCGGGTGCATCCTGAGGATGCCAAGAATACTGCATTGAATGAAAATGGGAATGGTGGAGGTTTGTTTGAGAGCAGCCCTGGAACTGAAAGATTTTTTCGCAAACTATTTAGAGATCGTGATCGTTCAGTTGAAGAATCAGAGTTGTTTGTTTCAAAGAAGAACAAAGAG AAGCGGCCAGGTTCACCAAAGCAGCAGAATGACAAGTCAAACACAAAGCCTCCACTTCATAACAATACTGCATCACATTTCAGAAAAGGGGCTTATCATGAATCACTGGATTTTGTGATGTCACTATGTGAGACTTCTTATGGCTTAGTAGATGTATTTCCTCTTGAAGATCGGAAAAGTGCTCTTCGTGAG TCACTTGTGGAGATCAATTTGCATTTAGCTGAAGCTCAAAATAGTGGAG GAATTTGCTTTCCGATGGGAAAGGGAATGTATCGTGTAGTTCATATACCTGAAGATGAAGCCATTCTTTTGAATTCTAGGGAAAAGGCACCATATATGATTTGTGTTGAAGTTTTGAAATGTGAAATGCCAAG CAATAACAAGGGTACATTCGGTGGTCAAAAACTTTCCAGAGGAGGTATTCCTCTAGCTAATGGAGATGCATTTTTGCCAAAGCCACCTCCGTGGGCCTATCCTTTGTGGACTACCCAGGAAGTGTATCGCAATAGCAGTGATAGGATGTCAAGATCTACAGCTCAAGCCATTGACCAGGCAATGTCCCATAGTTTGGAGGCAAGACAGAAATTTGCTAATGTAAGCCTCTCTGTGGTGAAGCAATTGCCTCGCCATCCAATAAACACCAATGCACAGGATATCCACCATGGCATTAATCGCAGTGGACTGCATCAAAGAGCAACTAATGATGGGGAATTTGAATGGGTAAGGGTAGTGCTGACAGCAGACCCTGGTGTCCGGATGGATGACATTGGGGATCAAGAACCACCTCGTCGCAGGGAGCATCGTCGTGTTCCCAGTACGATTGCCATAGAAGAAGTGAAG GCTGCTGCAGCCAAAGGTGAAGCccctcctggacttcctctaaAGGGGGCTGGGCAAGATTCGTCAGATGCACGACTGAGG GTTAATGGTGGAACCCCTAAGGCCAGTGATGCTCTATCTGGTGAGCTCTGGGAGGCAAAGAAAGAGAGGATTCGTAAAGCTTCTGTATATGGAAAATTACCTGGTTGGGACTTGCGCTCT GTTATTGTGAAGAGTGGTGATGATTGTAGGCAGGAGCATCTCGCTGTGCAACTTATTTCGCATTTTTATG ATATATTCCAAGAAGCTGGTCTCCCGCTCTGGTTGCGTCCCTTTGAAGTTCTGGTCACTTCATCTTATACAGCTCTCATTGAGACGATTCCTGATACA GCCTCACTTCATTCTATCAAGAGTAGATATCCCAACATCACGAGTTTGCGCGACTTCTTTGTTGCTAAGTATGAGGAGAACTCcccaagttttaagcttgcgcAG AGGAACTTTGTTGAAAGTATGGCCGGATATTCCCTAGTGTGCTACCTGCTGCAG GTGAAGGATAGGCACAATGGAAACCTTTTACTGGATGAAGATGGTCACATTATACATATTGATTTTGGATTCATGCTCTCTAATTCACCTGGTGGTGTCAATTTTGAGAGTGCTCCCTTCAAATTAACCAGAGAACTCCTTGAG GTTATGGATTCTGATGCTGAGGGAGTTCCAAGCGAGTTCTTTGACTATTTTAAA GTTTTGTGCATTCAAGGCTTCTTAACATGTCGTAAGCATGCAGAGCGGATTATTCTTCTTGTTGAGATGTTGCAG GACTCTGGTTTCCCTTGCTTTAAAGGTGGTCCACGGACCATACAGAACCTAAGAAAACGATTCCAACTAAGTTTGACAGAAGAG CAATGTGTCTCCTTGGTGCTTTCTCTTATCAGTAGCAGCCTAGATGCTTGGCGGACACGGCAGTATGACTATTATCAGAGAGTTTTGAATGGAATATTGTGA
- the LOC110628175 gene encoding phosphatidylinositol 4-kinase beta 1 isoform X1, translating to MTMVRLLGLSRGESDESPREITSRTSLLSESGESGWLIRFFDSAFFCEWIAVSYLYKHDHAGVRDYLCNRMYTLPLSGIESYLFQICYMVIHKPSPSLDKFVIDICSKSLLIALKVHWFLLAEIEDSDDNEGISRIQEKCQIAATLMGEWPPLVRPPSESSSVGGKNPVLNKILSSKQKFLSLTSSPPTNKSLSFSPSSGSSLVEDGNLLSPDQNSIFKKFIPGPKVRDALLFRKSVEKDEEESEKDGFFKRLLRDSSRGDAEESASNSDGFFKRLLRDNSRGDDEEITSTSDGIFKRLLRDSKGEDEELTSSSEGFFKRLFRDSKSDDEDKSVSKSVEDDEKEGFFRKFFKEKFEDKKDEHEERVSSEEKCSKSAEDEEKEGFFRKLFKDKFEDKKDGNGKIDDRNAKDGNGKIDDRNANGEEEETSEFSLFRRLFRVHPEDAKNTALNENGNGGGLFESSPGTERFFRKLFRDRDRSVEESELFVSKKNKEKRPGSPKQQNDKSNTKPPLHNNTASHFRKGAYHESLDFVMSLCETSYGLVDVFPLEDRKSALRESLVEINLHLAEAQNSGGICFPMGKGMYRVVHIPEDEAILLNSREKAPYMICVEVLKCEMPSNNKGTFGGQKLSRGGIPLANGDAFLPKPPPWAYPLWTTQEVYRNSSDRMSRSTAQAIDQAMSHSLEARQKFANVSLSVVKQLPRHPINTNAQDIHHGINRSGLHQRATNDGEFEWVRVVLTADPGVRMDDIGDQEPPRRREHRRVPSTIAIEEVKAAAAKGEAPPGLPLKGAGQDSSDARLRVNGGTPKASDALSGELWEAKKERIRKASVYGKLPGWDLRSVIVKSGDDCRQEHLAVQLISHFYDIFQEAGLPLWLRPFEVLVTSSYTALIETIPDTASLHSIKSRYPNITSLRDFFVAKYEENSPSFKLAQRNFVESMAGYSLVCYLLQVKDRHNGNLLLDEDGHIIHIDFGFMLSNSPGGVNFESAPFKLTRELLEVMDSDAEGVPSEFFDYFKVLCIQGFLTCRKHAERIILLVEMLQDSGFPCFKGGPRTIQNLRKRFQLSLTEEVIYNFVVHIILLKVLPLWLLNIMCCFQAAMCLLGAFSYQ from the exons ATGACAATGGTGCGGCTTCTGGGACTGAGTCGTGGAGAATCAGACGAGTCACCCAGGGAGATCACCTCCCGAACTAGCCTATTAAGTGAGTCAGGCGAGAGCGGGTGGCTAATCAGGTTCTTCGACTCGGCCTTTTTCTGTGAGTGGATCGCAGTGAGCTACCTATACAAGCATGATCATGCTGGTGTACGTGACTATCTATGTAATAGAATGTATACATTGCCTTTATCAGGTATCGAAAGTTACCTGTTCCAAATTTGTTACATGGTAATACACAAGCCCAGCCCATCTTTGGATAAGTTCGTCATTGATATATGCTCAAAGTCACTACTGATAGCTCTGAAGGTGCATTGGTTTTTGTTGGCGGAGATTGAGGATTCTGATGATAATGAAGGGATTAGTAGGATTCAGGAGAAGTGTCAGATTGCAGCTACTTTGATGGGAGAATGGCCTCCACTTGTGCGGCCACCAAGTGAGTCTTCTAGCGTTGGAGGTAAGAACCCGGTTCTGAATAAAATCTTGTCATCAAAACAGAAGTTTTTGTCACTGACATCTTCACCACCTACTAATAAGTCTCTGTCTTTTTCACCCTCATCCGGGAGTAGTTTAGTTGAGGATGGAAATCTATTATCTCCAGACCAGAACAGCATATTTAAGAAGTTTATTCCTGGTCCAAAAGTTAGGGATGCATTGTTGTTCAGGAAGTCAGTGGAGAAAGATGAGGAAGAGAGTGAGAAGGATGGATTTTTTAAGAGACTTTTGCGAGACAGCAGTAGAGGTGACGCTGAGGAGTCGGCATCAAATTCAGATGGGTTTTTCAAGAGGCTTTTGAGAGATAACAGTAGAGGAGATGATGAGGAAATTACGTCAACATCAGATGGCATTTTTAAGAGGCTTTTAAGGGATAGTAAAGGTGAAGATGAGGAGTTGACGTCTAGCTCGGAAGGGTTTTTTAAGAGGTTGTTTCGGGATAGCAAGAGTGATGATGAGGACAAATCTGTTTCTAAATCAGTGGAAGATGATGAAAAGGAAGGATTCTTTAGGAAATTTTTTAAGGAGAAGTTTGAGGACAAGAAGGATGAGCATGAAGAAAGGGTGAGCTCTGAAGAGAAATGTTCTAAATCTGCAGAGGATGAAGAAAAGGAGGGGTTTTTTCGCAAATTATTTAAGGATAAGTTTGAGGACAAGAAAGATGGAAATGGTAAAATTGATGACAGAAATGCCAAAGATGGAAATGGTAAAATTGATGACCGAAATGCCAATGGCGAGGAAGAAGAAACTTCCGAATTTTCATTGTTTCGAAGATTGTTTCGGGTGCATCCTGAGGATGCCAAGAATACTGCATTGAATGAAAATGGGAATGGTGGAGGTTTGTTTGAGAGCAGCCCTGGAACTGAAAGATTTTTTCGCAAACTATTTAGAGATCGTGATCGTTCAGTTGAAGAATCAGAGTTGTTTGTTTCAAAGAAGAACAAAGAG AAGCGGCCAGGTTCACCAAAGCAGCAGAATGACAAGTCAAACACAAAGCCTCCACTTCATAACAATACTGCATCACATTTCAGAAAAGGGGCTTATCATGAATCACTGGATTTTGTGATGTCACTATGTGAGACTTCTTATGGCTTAGTAGATGTATTTCCTCTTGAAGATCGGAAAAGTGCTCTTCGTGAG TCACTTGTGGAGATCAATTTGCATTTAGCTGAAGCTCAAAATAGTGGAG GAATTTGCTTTCCGATGGGAAAGGGAATGTATCGTGTAGTTCATATACCTGAAGATGAAGCCATTCTTTTGAATTCTAGGGAAAAGGCACCATATATGATTTGTGTTGAAGTTTTGAAATGTGAAATGCCAAG CAATAACAAGGGTACATTCGGTGGTCAAAAACTTTCCAGAGGAGGTATTCCTCTAGCTAATGGAGATGCATTTTTGCCAAAGCCACCTCCGTGGGCCTATCCTTTGTGGACTACCCAGGAAGTGTATCGCAATAGCAGTGATAGGATGTCAAGATCTACAGCTCAAGCCATTGACCAGGCAATGTCCCATAGTTTGGAGGCAAGACAGAAATTTGCTAATGTAAGCCTCTCTGTGGTGAAGCAATTGCCTCGCCATCCAATAAACACCAATGCACAGGATATCCACCATGGCATTAATCGCAGTGGACTGCATCAAAGAGCAACTAATGATGGGGAATTTGAATGGGTAAGGGTAGTGCTGACAGCAGACCCTGGTGTCCGGATGGATGACATTGGGGATCAAGAACCACCTCGTCGCAGGGAGCATCGTCGTGTTCCCAGTACGATTGCCATAGAAGAAGTGAAG GCTGCTGCAGCCAAAGGTGAAGCccctcctggacttcctctaaAGGGGGCTGGGCAAGATTCGTCAGATGCACGACTGAGG GTTAATGGTGGAACCCCTAAGGCCAGTGATGCTCTATCTGGTGAGCTCTGGGAGGCAAAGAAAGAGAGGATTCGTAAAGCTTCTGTATATGGAAAATTACCTGGTTGGGACTTGCGCTCT GTTATTGTGAAGAGTGGTGATGATTGTAGGCAGGAGCATCTCGCTGTGCAACTTATTTCGCATTTTTATG ATATATTCCAAGAAGCTGGTCTCCCGCTCTGGTTGCGTCCCTTTGAAGTTCTGGTCACTTCATCTTATACAGCTCTCATTGAGACGATTCCTGATACA GCCTCACTTCATTCTATCAAGAGTAGATATCCCAACATCACGAGTTTGCGCGACTTCTTTGTTGCTAAGTATGAGGAGAACTCcccaagttttaagcttgcgcAG AGGAACTTTGTTGAAAGTATGGCCGGATATTCCCTAGTGTGCTACCTGCTGCAG GTGAAGGATAGGCACAATGGAAACCTTTTACTGGATGAAGATGGTCACATTATACATATTGATTTTGGATTCATGCTCTCTAATTCACCTGGTGGTGTCAATTTTGAGAGTGCTCCCTTCAAATTAACCAGAGAACTCCTTGAG GTTATGGATTCTGATGCTGAGGGAGTTCCAAGCGAGTTCTTTGACTATTTTAAA GTTTTGTGCATTCAAGGCTTCTTAACATGTCGTAAGCATGCAGAGCGGATTATTCTTCTTGTTGAGATGTTGCAG GACTCTGGTTTCCCTTGCTTTAAAGGTGGTCCACGGACCATACAGAACCTAAGAAAACGATTCCAACTAAGTTTGACAGAAGAGGTAATATATAACTTCGTTGTTCATATCATTCTGCTCAAGGTTTTACCACTGTGGTTGTTGAATATAATGTGTTGCTTTCAAGCAGCAATGTGTCTCCTTGGTGCTTTCTCTTATCAGTAG
- the LOC110628177 gene encoding NAC domain-containing protein 82 isoform X1, with product MGKKSLPPGFRFHPTDVELVKYYLKRKVMGKKLLIDAIAEVDIYKFAPWDLPDKSYLKTGDLKWYFFCPREKKYASGARMNRATDLGYWKITGRDRSINYNDKIVGMIKTLVFHRGKAPKGDRTDWVMHEYKLEDKGLDLRGVAQDAYVLCSIFKKDGRGPKNGAQYGAPFKEEDWDDDEAEEEEEVNFVSSFIMSAPVPVNPNGSVVTNPHVPEGTCIGSTALCPSEMPSASNIDTVVADNYVASKEPHQVGTENDDVAVLANFSEESPGSTALCPSELPSISHIDAVDAYDDFASEEPPQVGTENDDVVAMLAIFSEESPFILTNDMNEQVHNINDGGNNVVNPSSDGIDIYDGLGDLGNLNSFGDYIPPTRDQMLGGDEMQYLELMDLDEPLD from the exons ATGGGGAAAAAATCCCTGCCTCCAGGGTTCCGATTTCATCCAACGGATGTTGAACTTGTTAAGTACTATTTGAAGAGAAAAGTGATGGGGAAGAAGCTTCTCATAGATGCCATTGCAGAGGTTGATATTTACAAGTTTGCTCCTTGGGATCTTCCAGATAAATCTTATTTGAAGACTGGGGACCTCAAATGGTATTTCTTTTGCCCCAGAGAGAAGAAATATGCAAGTGGGGCTAGAATGAACCGTGCCACTGATTTGGGGTACTGGAAAATCACAGGCAGGGATAgatctattaattataatgaTAAGATTGTGGGGATGATAAAAACCTTGGTTTTTCACAGAGGCAAAGCTCCTAAAGGGGATCGAACTGATTGGGTTATGCATGAATACAAACTTGAAGATAAGGGGCTGGATCTCAGGGGAGTTGCGCAGGATGCTTATGTGCTTTGTTCAATATTCAAGAAAGATGGACGTGGCCCGAAAAATGGGGCTCAATATGGAGCACCATTTAAGGAGGAAGACTGGGATGATGATGaggcggaggaggaggaggaggttaATTTTGTTTCGTCATTTATCATGTCTGCACCAGTGCCAGTTAATCCAAATGGTTCTGTAGTTACAAACCCACATGTGCCAGAAGGCACATGCATAGGATCTACTGCGTTATGTCCATCTGAGATGCCATCTGCATCAAACATCGACACAGTGGTTGCTGATAATTATGTTGCATCAAAAGAGCCTCACCAAGTTGGAACTGAGAATGATGATGTTGCTGTGTTGGCCAACTTCTCAGAGGAAAGTCCGGGATCTACTGCCTTATGTCCATCTGAGTTGCCATCTATATCACATATAGATGCAGTGGATGCTTATGATGATTTTGCATCAGAAGAGCCTCCCCAAGTTGGAACGGAGAATGATGATGTTGTTGCAATGTTGGCCATCTTCTCGGAGGAAAGCCCATTTATTCTAACCAATGACATGAATGAG CAGGTTCATAATATCAATGATGGTGGAAACAATGTGGTTAATCCAAGTTCAGACGGCATTGATATTTATGATGGCTTGGGAGACCTGGGCAACCTAAATAGCTTTGGTGATTATATACCGCCAACCAGGGACCAAATGCTTGGAGGAGATGAAATGCAATATTTGGAGCTGATGGATCTTGATGAGCCTTTGGATTGA
- the LOC110628177 gene encoding NAC domain-containing protein 82 isoform X2, with amino-acid sequence MGKKSLPPGFRFHPTDVELVKYYLKRKVMGKKLLIDAIAEVDIYKFAPWDLPDKSYLKTGDLKWYFFCPREKKYASGARMNRATDLGYWKITGRDRSINYNDKIVGMIKTLVFHRGKAPKGDRTDWVMHEYKLEDKGLDLRGVAQDAYVLCSIFKKDGRGPKNGAQYGAPFKEEDWDDDEAEEEEEVNFVSSFIMSAPVPVNPNGSVVTNPHVPEGTCIGSTALCPSEMPSASNIDTVVADNYVASKEPHQVGTENDDVAVLANFSEESPGSTALCPSELPSISHIDAVDAYDDFASEEPPQVGTENDDVVAMLAIFSEESPFILTNDMNEVHNINDGGNNVVNPSSDGIDIYDGLGDLGNLNSFGDYIPPTRDQMLGGDEMQYLELMDLDEPLD; translated from the exons ATGGGGAAAAAATCCCTGCCTCCAGGGTTCCGATTTCATCCAACGGATGTTGAACTTGTTAAGTACTATTTGAAGAGAAAAGTGATGGGGAAGAAGCTTCTCATAGATGCCATTGCAGAGGTTGATATTTACAAGTTTGCTCCTTGGGATCTTCCAGATAAATCTTATTTGAAGACTGGGGACCTCAAATGGTATTTCTTTTGCCCCAGAGAGAAGAAATATGCAAGTGGGGCTAGAATGAACCGTGCCACTGATTTGGGGTACTGGAAAATCACAGGCAGGGATAgatctattaattataatgaTAAGATTGTGGGGATGATAAAAACCTTGGTTTTTCACAGAGGCAAAGCTCCTAAAGGGGATCGAACTGATTGGGTTATGCATGAATACAAACTTGAAGATAAGGGGCTGGATCTCAGGGGAGTTGCGCAGGATGCTTATGTGCTTTGTTCAATATTCAAGAAAGATGGACGTGGCCCGAAAAATGGGGCTCAATATGGAGCACCATTTAAGGAGGAAGACTGGGATGATGATGaggcggaggaggaggaggaggttaATTTTGTTTCGTCATTTATCATGTCTGCACCAGTGCCAGTTAATCCAAATGGTTCTGTAGTTACAAACCCACATGTGCCAGAAGGCACATGCATAGGATCTACTGCGTTATGTCCATCTGAGATGCCATCTGCATCAAACATCGACACAGTGGTTGCTGATAATTATGTTGCATCAAAAGAGCCTCACCAAGTTGGAACTGAGAATGATGATGTTGCTGTGTTGGCCAACTTCTCAGAGGAAAGTCCGGGATCTACTGCCTTATGTCCATCTGAGTTGCCATCTATATCACATATAGATGCAGTGGATGCTTATGATGATTTTGCATCAGAAGAGCCTCCCCAAGTTGGAACGGAGAATGATGATGTTGTTGCAATGTTGGCCATCTTCTCGGAGGAAAGCCCATTTATTCTAACCAATGACATGAATGAG GTTCATAATATCAATGATGGTGGAAACAATGTGGTTAATCCAAGTTCAGACGGCATTGATATTTATGATGGCTTGGGAGACCTGGGCAACCTAAATAGCTTTGGTGATTATATACCGCCAACCAGGGACCAAATGCTTGGAGGAGATGAAATGCAATATTTGGAGCTGATGGATCTTGATGAGCCTTTGGATTGA